From a single Anomaloglossus baeobatrachus isolate aAnoBae1 chromosome 4, aAnoBae1.hap1, whole genome shotgun sequence genomic region:
- the LOC142302675 gene encoding estradiol 17 beta-dehydrogenase 5-like produces the protein MALRSDVRLNDGHKMPVVGFGTYASREVLKTQGEESVKLALDVGYRHIDCASIYGNEVEVGRAIRAKIADGTVKREDVFYTSKLWLTDQSPERVIPALKKSLRDLELDYVDLFLIHNPMELKPGDDRYPTDENGKVIYHNTDIRDTWKAMEECKETGLAKSIGVSSFNRRQLELILNMEGLKYKPVCNQVECHIYLNQSKLLGFCKSHDIILVAFGVLGSSRDASWIDQDSPYVLEDPVLIEVSKKYGRTPAQVAMRHLLQRGIVVLAKSFTPERIKNNLQVFDFQLSDEDMDTLNKLDRNLRYTNGSRWLDHPKCPYDDEY, from the exons gttTTGAAAACTCAAGGGGAGGAAAGTGTGAAATTGGCCCTTGATGTTGGATACCGCCACATTGACTGTGCATCGATATACGGCAATGAGGTCGAAGTCGGCCGAGCGATAAGGGCTAAGATTGCAGATGGCACCGTGAAGAGAGAAGACGTCTTCTACACCAGCAAG CTGTGGCTGACTGACCAAAGTCCGGAGAGGGTGATTCCTGCCCTTAAGAAATCCCTGAGAGATCTAGAGCTGGACTACGTGGACCTGTTCCTCATTCACAACCCTATGGAACTCAAG CCAGGTGACGATCGATACCCGACAGATGAAAATGGAAAAGTGATCTATCACAACACAGACATCCGGGACACGTGGAAG GCAATGGAGGAGTGCAAAGAAACCGGGCTGGCCAAATCAATTGGGGTTTCGAGCTTCAACCGGCGGCAGCTAGAACTAATCCTGAACATGGAAGGACTGAAATACAAACCAGTCTGTAACCAG GTGGAATGTCACATCTACCTCAATCAAAGTAAATTGTTGGGGTTCTGCAAGTCTCATGATATCATTTTGGTGGCTTTTGGTGTTTTGGGATCCAGTCGAGATGCCAGTTG GATAGATCAGGACAGTCCCTATGTCCTTGAAGATCCAGTCTTGATTGAAGTTTCTAAAAAATATGGACGAACCCCAGCTCAGGTGGCAATGAGGCATCTTCTACAACGAGGCATTGTGGTGCTGGCTAAAAGTTTCACACCAGAAAGGATCAAGAACAACTTGCAg GTTTTTGACTTTCAGTTAAGTGATGAAGATATGGACACGCTGAATAAACTTGATAGAAATCTGCGTTATACAAACGGAAGCCG TTGGCTCGACCATCCAAAATGTCCCTATGATGATGAATATTGA